The following coding sequences lie in one Myxococcales bacterium genomic window:
- a CDS encoding ABC transporter permease/substrate-binding protein: MHEQLAELPSNLSGHLQLTLMALFLGIVISVPLGIWVTRRPRWQAPVVGAAGVIQTIPTLALLAVMVPLLSALGRVTLIAFGFAVPGFGYVPALIAITLYSVLPILQNTVTAIRGVDRALIKAAKGVGMTPLQQLFRVELPLAMPVIVAGVRTAAVWVVGMATIATPVGARSLGNYIFSGLQTRHTVSIVFGCIAAAALALTLDGLIFAIQKGIAESRRLLLWIALGCLASLFAYAAGALFVSGQGRLGNAQIRIGAKPFTEQFVLSEILRATLASKASQQAEIFGSLGSTVVFDALRQGDIDMYVDYMGTLWTTALGHANAISPAGMREAITRELNEQHGVLVVCSLGFENAYAFAMRESHAESLGIKTLSDLSGHAPTFRLGSDYEFLAREEWKSVRGAYGMAFRKTQAMDPSLMYQAITEKAIDVITAYTTDGRIRAFDLRLLRDDKHVIPPYDALLLVNARFAKRHPRVVEVLRRLEGKLTTQDMQALNMQVDVSGRSPRKVASAFVRESVQQ, encoded by the coding sequence ATGCATGAACAGCTTGCCGAGCTCCCGAGCAATCTCTCCGGGCATTTGCAGCTTACGTTAATGGCGCTATTTTTAGGCATCGTGATAAGCGTGCCGCTCGGAATCTGGGTGACGCGCCGACCCCGCTGGCAAGCGCCCGTTGTGGGCGCGGCGGGCGTCATTCAAACCATTCCCACCTTGGCACTTTTGGCAGTGATGGTGCCTTTGCTGTCGGCGCTTGGTCGTGTGACCTTGATTGCTTTCGGATTTGCTGTGCCGGGCTTCGGTTATGTGCCCGCCCTGATTGCTATCACGCTTTATAGTGTGTTGCCGATCCTGCAGAATACGGTGACGGCGATTCGCGGAGTCGATCGGGCGCTGATAAAGGCGGCCAAAGGCGTAGGGATGACGCCGCTTCAGCAGTTGTTCCGCGTGGAGTTGCCTTTGGCAATGCCCGTGATTGTCGCAGGCGTCCGCACAGCGGCGGTGTGGGTGGTGGGCATGGCCACCATAGCCACGCCGGTAGGTGCGCGCAGTTTGGGCAACTACATCTTTAGTGGTCTTCAAACGCGCCACACGGTTTCGATTGTCTTTGGCTGCATTGCAGCCGCAGCACTGGCCTTGACCCTTGACGGCCTTATTTTTGCCATTCAAAAAGGCATCGCAGAGAGCCGCCGGCTTTTGTTGTGGATTGCGCTCGGCTGCCTCGCGTCTCTGTTTGCCTACGCTGCGGGGGCGCTTTTCGTGTCTGGCCAAGGCCGCCTTGGCAACGCGCAAATACGTATCGGCGCCAAGCCGTTTACGGAGCAATTCGTCCTGAGCGAAATTCTGAGGGCGACACTCGCAAGCAAAGCGTCACAGCAGGCGGAAATTTTTGGCTCTTTAGGCTCGACGGTCGTTTTCGATGCGTTGCGACAGGGAGATATCGATATGTACGTTGATTACATGGGAACCCTGTGGACCACGGCGCTCGGTCATGCGAATGCCATATCGCCCGCAGGCATGCGGGAGGCGATCACCCGGGAACTCAATGAGCAACACGGTGTGCTCGTTGTCTGTTCTTTGGGTTTTGAGAACGCCTACGCGTTTGCCATGCGCGAGAGCCATGCGGAATCGCTGGGGATAAAGACGTTAAGCGATCTGTCTGGCCATGCACCAACATTTCGGTTGGGATCGGACTATGAATTTTTGGCCCGTGAAGAATGGAAATCGGTAAGGGGCGCATACGGCATGGCCTTCAGAAAGACACAAGCCATGGATCCGAGCTTGATGTACCAAGCGATTACCGAAAAAGCCATCGATGTTATCACAGCCTACACAACCGATGGACGCATTCGCGCATTTGATTTACGTCTTCTCCGCGATGACAAACATGTGATTCCGCCTTACGACGCGTTGCTCCTCGTGAATGCGCGGTTTGCCAAGCGCCATCCGCGGGTTGTCGAGGTGTTGCGCCGACTTGAGGGCAAGCTTACCACTCAAGACATGCAGGCATTGAATATGCAAGTGGACGTGAGCGGTCGTTCGCCCCGAAAAGTTGCCAGCGCTTTCGTCCGAGAGTCCGTCCAACAGTAA
- the xth gene encoding exodeoxyribonuclease III has protein sequence MKLASWNVNSVRARHDRVVRWLDTHQPDVLCLQELKCTEDKFPYQAMQDLGYHAVVYGQPTYNGVAILARDALSDVTRGWLDGEEDPQARLIAATVKGVRVITAYVPNGGSLEADRYQYKLKWLKRLRQHLDLHVSPDGHMVLCGDFNVAPDDIDVALPEKWKNTVLCHPSAREAYQHVADWGLHDTLRKHRKEGGLYSWWDYRQLGFPKNDGLRLDLILASRPLWEQCAEVGIDRNERKGKLPSDHVPVMATFTLT, from the coding sequence ATGAAACTGGCTTCTTGGAATGTCAACTCGGTGCGCGCCCGACACGATCGCGTGGTTCGCTGGTTAGATACCCATCAGCCGGATGTGCTGTGTTTGCAAGAGCTCAAGTGCACCGAGGACAAGTTCCCCTACCAGGCGATGCAGGATCTCGGTTATCACGCGGTAGTATACGGGCAGCCCACGTACAATGGCGTTGCGATTCTTGCGCGTGATGCGCTTTCCGATGTGACGCGCGGCTGGCTCGACGGTGAAGAAGATCCCCAGGCGCGACTCATCGCCGCGACCGTCAAAGGCGTCAGGGTGATCACTGCGTACGTACCCAATGGGGGCTCACTCGAGGCCGACCGTTACCAGTACAAACTCAAGTGGCTTAAGCGGCTTCGGCAGCACCTAGACCTTCATGTCTCCCCCGACGGTCATATGGTGCTCTGCGGAGACTTTAATGTCGCTCCAGATGATATCGACGTTGCCCTGCCCGAGAAGTGGAAAAACACTGTGCTGTGTCATCCGAGTGCGCGCGAGGCGTATCAACACGTCGCCGACTGGGGCCTCCACGACACCCTCCGTAAACACCGGAAAGAGGGAGGCCTCTATTCGTGGTGGGACTATCGACAACTGGGATTTCCCAAGAATGACGGGCTTCGCCTTGATCTGATCTTGGCCAGCAGGCCGCTGTGGGAGCAATGCGCGGAGGTCGGTATCGATCGCAATGAGCGCAAGGGGAAACTGCCCTCAGACCACGTGCCGGTCATGGCGACCTTCACACTGACGTGA
- a CDS encoding RidA family protein — protein MSKRKIIVAERAPRAIGPYSQAVQAGDFLFVSGQIPLDPATGELVHADSIEGQTRQVLENIRQILASAGMNFANVVKSTIFLKDLNNFAQVNAVYEGVFNESLPARATIEVSGLPKGADIEIEVVACASS, from the coding sequence ATGAGCAAACGCAAGATCATAGTGGCAGAGCGGGCGCCCCGCGCGATTGGCCCATATTCTCAGGCGGTTCAAGCCGGGGACTTTCTCTTTGTGTCCGGCCAAATTCCTCTGGATCCCGCCACCGGGGAGCTCGTTCACGCGGACAGCATCGAAGGACAGACTAGGCAAGTTTTGGAGAATATTCGCCAAATCCTGGCAAGTGCAGGTATGAATTTTGCCAATGTTGTCAAATCGACGATTTTTCTGAAGGATCTCAACAACTTCGCACAAGTGAATGCCGTTTATGAGGGAGTTTTCAATGAATCGCTACCCGCCCGAGCGACCATCGAGGTCTCAGGGCTGCCCAAAGGCGCCGACATCGAGATTGAAGTGGTCGCCTGTGCCTCATCTTGA
- a CDS encoding OmpA family protein encodes MPHLERRPWGPFLNAVSVSYVCMALLACGGAKSPPGDMDKDGFRDAQDRCPKAPEDFDGFEDGDGCPERDNDHDGVVDTEDACPRAPGLRSNSGCPEYIRIEEGSLVTLRGIHFRSNKAELLSSGVSVLKEVVALLKVNPQIRRIRIEGHADARGPEELNLELSEQRAQTVQEWLTGQGISTERLDVTGYGESKPLLNNETPKGRSANRRVEFRILQDDARYR; translated from the coding sequence GTGCCTCATCTTGAGCGACGGCCTTGGGGACCGTTCCTCAACGCTGTGAGCGTCAGCTATGTATGCATGGCCTTGCTGGCCTGTGGCGGTGCCAAATCCCCGCCAGGTGACATGGACAAAGATGGGTTTCGCGATGCACAAGACCGTTGCCCCAAAGCTCCTGAGGACTTCGACGGCTTCGAGGATGGCGACGGCTGCCCCGAACGGGACAACGACCATGATGGGGTCGTAGATACCGAGGACGCGTGCCCTCGTGCGCCGGGACTGCGATCGAACAGCGGCTGTCCAGAGTATATCCGGATCGAAGAGGGAAGCCTTGTCACACTGAGAGGCATCCATTTTAGATCCAACAAGGCCGAATTGTTGTCTTCGGGTGTCTCAGTACTCAAGGAAGTCGTCGCTCTGCTTAAGGTCAATCCCCAGATCCGCCGGATTCGTATCGAGGGTCATGCGGATGCGCGGGGCCCCGAGGAACTCAATCTTGAACTTTCGGAGCAGCGCGCCCAAACGGTCCAAGAATGGCTGACGGGCCAGGGTATTTCCACCGAGCGGCTGGACGTTACGGGCTACGGCGAATCAAAACCCTTGTTGAACAACGAAACGCCCAAAGGACGAAGCGCGAACCGTCGTGTGGAATTTCGAATCTTGCAAGACGATGCGCGGTACCGCTAG
- a CDS encoding SDR family oxidoreductase, with protein MKRALVTGASGGIGRCFAKHLAEEGFAVTLVSRNTERLNQVAESLAGDGHRVLAADLSTDPDVQRVCADIAQSHYDLLINNAGIGLYGPLVDSDWERLIGMQRLNCDALLALSYAFLTHARDGSALMNVASVLGLVPFPNGGALYAATKAFVVSLSQSLWEEERKRGVHVMALCPGVTDTDFFAAAGGDPRKPPPKSVTQTADEVVREALDALACRNAPIVVTGLKNRLFVAMMRGLSRKATSKLMAKATPQRSPNL; from the coding sequence ATGAAACGCGCCCTTGTCACAGGAGCGAGCGGTGGGATCGGTCGATGCTTCGCTAAGCATTTGGCCGAGGAGGGTTTTGCGGTCACCCTGGTCTCGAGAAACACCGAGCGCCTCAACCAAGTCGCAGAGAGCCTCGCAGGTGACGGTCATCGGGTCTTGGCTGCCGATCTGTCTACAGATCCAGATGTGCAACGCGTGTGCGCAGACATCGCCCAATCGCACTACGATCTATTGATCAACAACGCTGGAATTGGCCTGTATGGGCCGCTGGTCGATTCCGATTGGGAGCGGCTTATCGGCATGCAGCGCCTTAACTGCGATGCGCTTTTGGCCCTCTCGTACGCATTTCTCACGCATGCCAGAGATGGCTCTGCGTTAATGAATGTCGCGTCCGTGCTGGGGCTCGTGCCCTTTCCCAACGGCGGCGCGCTTTATGCTGCGACGAAAGCCTTTGTAGTCTCGTTAAGCCAATCGCTGTGGGAGGAAGAGCGCAAGCGCGGCGTGCATGTGATGGCGCTTTGCCCGGGAGTAACGGATACGGATTTTTTTGCCGCTGCCGGAGGTGATCCGAGAAAGCCGCCGCCAAAAAGCGTGACACAAACGGCCGACGAAGTCGTGAGAGAAGCCCTAGATGCGCTGGCATGTCGGAACGCTCCAATCGTCGTAACCGGACTAAAAAACCGACTTTTTGTTGCCATGATGCGTGGGCTCAGCCGCAAGGCAACGTCGAAGCTCATGGCCAAGGCCACCCCTCAACGCAGCCCAAATCTATAA
- a CDS encoding adenylosuccinate synthase, protein MSVTVIVGAQWGDEGKGKIVDFCAKDADVVVRYAGGANAGHTLVNDGAKHVFHLLPSGALHPKARIFLAHGTVIDMDVLLREITLLETTTQFQRSRLLISDRAHVVLPHHKVVDEVRDQGTDAIGTTRRGIGPAYEDKIARRGVRVRDTLNPEHLRTLLVRNISAWEPLLRSAGRALPDIEDLLALCLEQGAELRPHIGDTSRALFEAVSGGQRILLEGAQGTLLDIDCGTYPYVTSSSTTAGGACTGTGLGPTFIERVIGITKAYTTRVGAGPFPTELFGMEGESLRESGDEYGATTGRARRCGWLDLPALRYAIQVNGITDLALTKLDVLSGLKEIPICVSYELEGERIAHLPCESLDSVKPIYEVLPGWDEDITHCRALEQLPSQARDYIAFIQERVGCEFASISVGPDRAQSIVLKGAFR, encoded by the coding sequence ATGTCGGTGACCGTCATTGTGGGAGCCCAATGGGGCGATGAAGGCAAAGGTAAGATCGTCGATTTCTGCGCGAAAGACGCGGATGTGGTGGTGCGGTACGCTGGAGGTGCCAATGCGGGACACACCCTCGTCAACGACGGCGCCAAGCATGTGTTTCATCTGTTGCCGTCGGGCGCGCTTCACCCCAAGGCGCGTATTTTTTTGGCCCACGGCACCGTTATCGATATGGATGTGCTGCTCAGGGAAATCACACTGCTTGAAACGACGACACAGTTTCAGAGATCGCGCTTACTGATATCTGATCGCGCGCATGTCGTATTGCCCCACCACAAGGTGGTCGATGAGGTGCGCGACCAAGGCACCGATGCTATCGGCACGACACGCCGCGGCATTGGGCCGGCCTATGAAGATAAGATTGCCCGACGCGGAGTGCGCGTACGCGACACGCTAAACCCGGAACACCTCAGGACATTGCTTGTGAGAAACATATCGGCATGGGAGCCGTTGTTACGCAGCGCGGGGCGTGCTCTTCCGGACATCGAAGACTTGCTGGCCCTGTGTCTCGAACAAGGTGCCGAACTCCGCCCCCATATTGGCGATACGTCCCGCGCGCTGTTCGAGGCCGTAAGCGGCGGACAACGCATACTCCTAGAAGGCGCCCAGGGCACTCTGCTCGACATCGACTGTGGCACATATCCGTACGTGACAAGTTCTTCAACCACCGCCGGGGGAGCTTGCACGGGGACGGGGCTCGGACCTACTTTTATTGAGCGCGTGATCGGCATCACCAAGGCCTATACGACACGCGTGGGGGCGGGGCCCTTTCCCACCGAACTTTTCGGAATGGAGGGCGAGTCTTTGCGCGAATCAGGAGACGAGTATGGCGCGACGACAGGAAGGGCTAGGCGCTGTGGCTGGCTGGATCTGCCCGCGTTGCGTTACGCCATCCAGGTCAATGGCATCACTGACCTTGCTTTGACTAAGCTCGACGTGCTCTCCGGGCTGAAAGAGATTCCGATATGTGTGAGTTATGAACTTGAGGGCGAACGTATCGCACACCTTCCCTGTGAATCACTTGACTCCGTCAAACCCATTTACGAGGTATTGCCTGGATGGGACGAGGACATCACGCACTGTAGAGCGCTAGAGCAGCTCCCGTCCCAAGCGCGGGACTATATCGCATTCATTCAAGAGCGGGTCGGTTGCGAGTTCGCATCCATCAGCGTCGGGCCTGATCGCGCGCAGTCTATTGTGCTCAAAGGCGCTTTCCGATAA
- a CDS encoding phosphoglycerate dehydrogenase yields the protein MDIRVLVSDKFSEAGLNVLKDASGIAFDYKPGLSPEELCGIIGTYDGLLIRSNTNVDANVLASAEKLRIVGRAGIGVDNVDVPMASKQGIVVMNTPTGNAVTTAEHALALLMAVTRKIPQATASMRAGKWEKSKFEGREVASKVLGVVGLGNIGRIVAERAQGLRMRVIAFDPVVSEEKAASLGIKRVSLDELYKQADFITLHTPKTAETTHMINDAAFDKMKQGVIVINAARGGIVDEAALYRALEGGKVAGAGLDVFEEEPPPSDHPLLKLAQVVCTPHLGASTSEAQERVSVEIAEQVIDYLKHGIIRNSVNVPAVKKELAERLDPYFVVARRLGLLLGQMDPLDVNEFQITCSGEPGELGLRPIANAALAGYLQEYLEEPVNAISAPYQAKDRGIHVVEVRDDAGGSFKNAITVCVRGKQGERRATGTVSATLAPRLVGLDGYELEAFLGGMTLVMLNDDLPGVIGNVGTILGKHGTNVSRMQLGLDSHGGRALSIWNIDRDLDDETLRELRQIKNVRSVRAIKL from the coding sequence ATGGATATTCGGGTGTTGGTTTCGGATAAATTCAGTGAGGCTGGACTTAATGTCCTGAAGGATGCCTCTGGCATCGCCTTCGATTACAAGCCCGGACTTTCGCCCGAGGAGCTATGCGGCATCATCGGCACGTACGATGGGCTGCTGATCCGGTCGAACACCAACGTCGATGCTAATGTGCTGGCGAGCGCAGAAAAACTGAGGATCGTAGGCCGTGCGGGCATCGGCGTCGATAACGTCGACGTTCCCATGGCGAGTAAGCAAGGCATCGTCGTCATGAATACCCCGACGGGGAATGCCGTGACGACGGCAGAGCATGCGTTGGCATTGCTAATGGCGGTGACGAGGAAGATTCCGCAGGCCACCGCCTCTATGCGAGCCGGAAAGTGGGAAAAAAGTAAATTTGAGGGCAGAGAGGTCGCAAGCAAGGTGCTTGGCGTGGTGGGGCTAGGAAATATCGGGCGCATCGTCGCCGAACGCGCGCAGGGGCTTCGGATGCGAGTGATCGCCTTTGATCCAGTGGTGAGTGAGGAAAAGGCGGCAAGCCTGGGCATCAAGCGCGTCTCGCTCGACGAGCTCTACAAGCAGGCCGATTTCATCACACTTCATACGCCCAAGACGGCAGAGACCACGCACATGATAAATGACGCCGCATTCGATAAAATGAAACAGGGCGTGATTGTCATCAATGCCGCCCGGGGGGGTATCGTGGATGAAGCCGCGCTTTATCGTGCGCTCGAAGGGGGCAAAGTGGCGGGGGCAGGCTTGGATGTGTTTGAAGAGGAGCCTCCTCCCTCAGACCACCCGCTACTGAAGCTTGCGCAGGTGGTTTGCACGCCCCACTTGGGAGCCTCCACATCCGAAGCTCAGGAACGGGTATCAGTAGAGATTGCCGAACAGGTGATCGATTATCTCAAGCACGGCATTATTCGTAACTCTGTCAATGTCCCGGCCGTCAAGAAGGAACTGGCGGAACGGCTGGATCCTTACTTTGTGGTGGCTCGCCGCCTCGGTCTGTTGCTGGGACAGATGGATCCGCTCGATGTCAACGAGTTTCAAATCACATGTAGTGGAGAGCCGGGCGAACTGGGATTGCGGCCGATTGCGAACGCGGCCCTTGCCGGATATCTACAGGAATATCTTGAGGAACCCGTCAATGCCATCAGTGCACCCTATCAGGCCAAAGATCGCGGGATTCATGTGGTTGAGGTGAGGGATGACGCAGGTGGAAGCTTTAAGAATGCCATCACTGTGTGCGTACGCGGCAAACAAGGTGAACGTCGCGCCACCGGAACTGTGAGCGCCACCCTGGCTCCGCGTCTCGTGGGCCTCGACGGCTATGAACTCGAAGCATTTCTTGGCGGTATGACGCTGGTAATGCTTAACGACGACTTGCCGGGAGTCATCGGGAACGTGGGTACCATTCTCGGCAAGCACGGAACCAACGTTTCTAGGATGCAACTCGGCTTGGATAGCCATGGCGGCCGAGCGCTATCGATTTGGAACATCGACCGCGATCTCGATGATGAGACGCTCCGAGAACTCCGTCAAATCAAGAACGTGCGCTCCGTTCGCGCTATCAAACTCTAG
- a CDS encoding glycerate kinase, whose amino-acid sequence MKTPRVRGKKILVAFDKFKDCMTSEQALQIASDIIENECSNCEIVGLPLTDGGEGFVQALMRTAGGDIVSVPALSATERSIDAHIGLVPIEQLPASVRPMLQCESRTMLGVVEMAQASGLEMLSSEERNVWRTSTEGCGQMLLAAAELGADCLLMGIGGSATHDLGLGALRALGLELLDDAGLPLRAIPFYWSRLAQMEASNLRSMPPLQIACDVGNPLLGAQGAAFSFAQQKGANPADLPRLEALTERVSSMLCQTFNKPLGIRDEPRMGAAGGMGFGMTIALDARIISGGALVSSWLGLEPAIANADLILTGEGRFDATSMHGKGPVHVLDFASRHEKEVWLFAGALDESAVRSARSQNPLLKTFPITPENTPPHLALLQGPEALAKALREALRSSTL is encoded by the coding sequence ATGAAAACGCCGAGAGTTCGCGGGAAGAAGATACTTGTCGCTTTCGATAAGTTCAAAGACTGCATGACATCCGAGCAAGCGCTGCAGATAGCATCTGACATCATCGAAAATGAATGCTCTAACTGTGAGATCGTGGGTCTGCCGCTTACGGATGGCGGCGAAGGCTTCGTGCAGGCGCTCATGCGTACGGCAGGTGGCGATATCGTATCTGTTCCCGCGCTTTCAGCCACGGAGCGGTCGATTGACGCCCACATCGGTCTCGTTCCTATCGAGCAGCTGCCTGCTTCCGTGAGGCCAATGCTGCAATGCGAGTCGCGAACGATGCTCGGAGTCGTGGAAATGGCGCAAGCCAGTGGGCTCGAGATGCTTTCTTCCGAGGAGCGTAACGTCTGGCGCACCAGCACGGAGGGTTGCGGGCAGATGCTGTTGGCGGCGGCAGAGCTTGGCGCGGACTGTTTGTTGATGGGTATCGGCGGCAGCGCTACGCACGATCTGGGTCTGGGTGCGCTTAGAGCGTTGGGACTAGAGTTACTCGACGATGCGGGCCTACCATTGAGGGCGATACCATTTTACTGGTCGAGGCTGGCACAAATGGAAGCTTCCAACCTTCGTTCGATGCCGCCTTTACAGATTGCTTGCGACGTCGGCAATCCCTTACTTGGAGCTCAAGGCGCTGCTTTTTCGTTTGCGCAACAGAAAGGCGCGAACCCCGCTGATTTGCCAAGGCTTGAAGCGCTTACCGAACGGGTTTCCTCGATGCTGTGCCAAACATTTAATAAGCCGCTTGGCATTCGAGATGAGCCTAGAATGGGGGCAGCTGGAGGTATGGGTTTTGGAATGACAATAGCTCTTGATGCAAGAATAATCTCCGGGGGGGCTCTGGTAAGCAGTTGGCTGGGGCTTGAGCCGGCAATCGCAAACGCGGACCTGATTTTGACGGGTGAGGGACGCTTTGATGCAACTTCGATGCACGGCAAAGGTCCGGTCCACGTGCTTGATTTTGCTAGCCGACATGAAAAAGAGGTGTGGCTTTTCGCGGGCGCTTTGGATGAGTCGGCTGTTCGCTCGGCCCGGAGCCAAAATCCACTGCTAAAAACGTTTCCAATCACTCCAGAAAATACGCCGCCGCACTTGGCGCTCCTGCAAGGTCCCGAAGCGTTGGCCAAGGCCTTGCGCGAAGCCCTTCGCTCTTCTACCCTATAG
- a CDS encoding MFS transporter: protein MTISNKLRSNPWFALSILCALAFLNYLDRNLLYPLLGLIAKSLELSEPELGAIATGFFVVYAISAPVFGYASDKMSRRVVLLVSLLFWSAVTALSGMASGFFSLLVWRSFTGLGEGGYFPTAISLIGDLFDSRRRGTAIALHGVFATLGGSAGYAVGGVLGEAYGWRTPFFISVIPGVLLAWFVWKYLPDPPRGVTETSSAPVVNAPTETDRSPKNYLSVIASLPVLLISLAACAAAYSMSGLTTWFPRYLEEVQHLSVSAAGSLTGLTFAATVAGQLSGGSLSDRLVSKYSGARPLLAGLSYLIAGPALLIVPWTTLLTPCLLCFAVTQACRGFAEPNLYGTIIDSVESRSRGTAQGFLLLLTFVGSALSPIVTGWLIKDHGYKLAMLSLAAAAIVSGILALSLSKYLRLVSLLPNPGLPMDSSEA, encoded by the coding sequence GTGACGATCAGCAACAAACTTCGCAGCAATCCTTGGTTTGCTTTGAGTATCCTATGTGCACTCGCGTTTCTCAACTATCTTGACCGAAACCTGCTTTATCCGCTGTTGGGACTGATCGCTAAAAGTCTAGAGCTCTCTGAACCGGAACTCGGGGCCATCGCCACGGGGTTTTTCGTTGTGTATGCGATCTCGGCTCCCGTGTTTGGGTACGCGTCTGACAAGATGTCTCGGCGTGTGGTTTTGCTTGTTTCGTTATTATTTTGGAGTGCGGTCACAGCCCTAAGTGGAATGGCCAGCGGTTTCTTTTCGCTTCTCGTATGGCGGTCATTCACGGGACTTGGAGAAGGCGGCTATTTCCCGACGGCCATTTCCCTTATTGGCGACCTGTTCGATAGTCGACGACGCGGCACTGCAATCGCCCTTCATGGCGTGTTTGCTACGCTGGGGGGCTCTGCCGGTTACGCAGTTGGCGGAGTGCTAGGCGAAGCGTATGGATGGCGGACTCCTTTCTTCATTTCAGTTATCCCAGGCGTGTTGCTCGCATGGTTCGTATGGAAATACTTGCCGGATCCGCCCCGCGGCGTTACGGAAACAAGCTCAGCTCCTGTTGTGAATGCCCCAACTGAGACGGACCGTTCCCCTAAAAATTACTTGAGCGTGATCGCATCTCTGCCCGTGCTACTCATATCGCTCGCTGCCTGCGCGGCCGCATACTCGATGAGCGGATTAACCACATGGTTCCCTCGCTACTTGGAAGAAGTGCAACACCTGTCGGTGTCTGCCGCCGGGTCATTAACCGGTCTGACCTTCGCCGCTACGGTTGCAGGTCAGCTCTCGGGAGGATCTTTATCAGATCGACTTGTCTCAAAGTATTCGGGCGCTCGGCCCCTGTTGGCTGGCCTCTCCTACCTTATTGCGGGACCCGCGCTTCTAATCGTGCCGTGGACCACGCTACTTACTCCGTGTTTGTTGTGCTTTGCCGTGACGCAGGCGTGTCGGGGTTTTGCAGAGCCCAATCTTTACGGCACAATCATCGATTCCGTAGAATCTCGTAGCCGAGGTACTGCCCAAGGGTTTTTGCTTCTTCTCACCTTTGTCGGCAGTGCGCTATCGCCGATCGTGACAGGATGGCTTATCAAAGACCACGGATATAAACTCGCCATGCTCAGTTTGGCCGCAGCGGCCATTGTGTCCGGCATCTTGGCGCTGTCGCTCTCTAAATATTTGCGATTGGTGTCACTTCTTCCGAACCCTGGGTTACCGATGGATTCTTCCGAAGCATAG